GGATGAACAGGGAGCTTAGGTCACTCCGGATATGCATTATTCTTTAAGCAACGACCGATTATACATCGAAGGTCGTAAAACACAAACGGCCCGCACGTATCACTAACTCGAGTCTTCGTATGGATGGTGCgacctttaaaaattaatcgtttgatttgatataaataagctACGATCCCCTCGTCATCATCGCATTGATCATcatcaaatttgtacagctacgACGATGATTAAAACTATACCAACGCGACCAACGCCGCGAGTCGTACGATCGTATCGTAGCACTATAATCGCCATCGAGTTTCTCGTTTAGTTTTCttactttctttctttttaccattttgtttataatttaaatttaataaaagattattattatgtcacaaatgtaattatagtaaataaaacctatttCATAGCTCATATTTATCACTGCCCTTAGAGAGCCCCGACGAGTaagatgtattatatattatgctGTATCGATAAGAAAATGAAACTCTAGAACCAAATTAATCACCGGCGATACAAGTTGTTAATAACCATTAAATGTTGTTGCAGTATGCATTACGTTTCCATGTCCATGTTAAAGTTTTTTcgctagtaaaaaaaaaaaaaaaaacataacatccGCTGTATATAGTGtaatgtcattaaaataatttataaaactttgtttacttcttcaaaagaaaaatctattctccttttcttttttttttaaaaataaaatacgtattcGAATCGAATcgtttgtgtaaaataaaaaaaaaaatagaaagaatCATCGCATCATGAATTATTCTCCTCTCGAAGTCGAAGttcgaaacaattttatacaatcatGGCGGTGTACACCAGTACAAACAACCAACAACAGAAtgataatacatatttgtgtgtgaaaaaaaaaaatcacaaattgAAGCGTTTTAATTAAGACGATACGTCCATGTCATACACCATAGAAACTTTATCAAACGTGTATAGATATATATGCGGCCCTGAAAAGGGCCTTTTGACAGTgccgaaataattattatccgaccattgatattataaatggacagaaatataataacgCTCGTCTCGTGGCTAAGAGCCGAGAGCCGGCAAGATTTCGCTTGCTGCTGCTGCTCGCCTTTAACCGCCGAAACCGTACAGGGTACGTCCTTGACGTTTTAGGGCGTATACGACGTCCATAGCGGTGACGGTCTTCCTCTTCGCGTGCTCGGTGTAAGTGACGGCGTCGCGGATCACGTTCTCGAGGAACACCTTCAACACGCCGCGAGTCTCCTCGTAAATCAGACCGGAGATACGCTTCACGCCGCCTCTTCGAGCGAGACGTCGGATGGCGGGCTTCGTAATACCCTGGATGTTATCACGAAGTACTTTCCTGTGACGCTTCGCTCCGCCTTTTCCCAAGCCTTTACCTCCCTTGCCGCGACCGGTCATTTTGCTAGtttaacagtttaaaaacGCACTAATGTACAACACTTGCAACACGATGCGAGTCCTGAAGCGGAATAAAATTTTTCGCCCACCACGCCGCTTTTTATAATCGTTCGCTCCGCCTCCCATTGGGGCATACGGGGAGTTGAGGCGGGGGGCGAGGTAGCCTTATAGCCTCGACCAGAAACGAAAgagacaaataatataaattttaaccattatcatgaatgaaattttaaccaatactaatagtaaatattatgtaaatgtgaATATGAATTTACCTCGCGaacaacataaaacataatccAATTAATAGATATGTAATGTAcgtatacatttttgattgtttgcaattttattcaattttgatatttctctttcatcTGTTTTGAGTTTagataaaacgtttaaaatttatgacgaCGGTTTCGTTCGATATTCATAGTTAGAACTACTCTTACAGTAACAAAAACCGAACCGAAACTCACATAAATCatgtgtattaatataaaacgacATATTATGGAACATTTCCATTACAAaacttgaattaattattcttttagtAACGACgtactcatttttattaatttaaaaatattcttattgtattatatattttataatataaatgacgTTCTCAGTCATATCGTAGAAACTTGAATTTTTGTCTAGATATATATGCGGCCCTGAAAAGGgccttttttcatttcaaatatgaagataaaaaatataaaataatcttcttAGGCGCGCTCGCCGCGAATTCTACGTGCGAGCTGAATGTCTTTAGGCATGATGGTGACACGTTTGGCGTGAATAGCGCACAAGTTCGTGTCTTCGAAAAGACCAACGAGATAGGCCTCGCTTGCTTCCTGAAGAGCCATCACAGCAGAGCTCTGGAAACGCAGATCAGTCTTGAAATCTTGCGCGATCTCACGAACTAAACGTTGGAATGGCAACTTGCGAATAAGAAGCTCGGTGCTCTTTTGGTAACGGCGAATCTCACGGAGAGCGACAGTTCCGGGCCTGTAGCGATGAGGTTTCTTCACTCCGCCGGTGGCTGGTGCGCTCTTACGTGCCGCTTTCGTTGCGAGCTGTTTACGAGGCGCCTTTCCACCGGTGGATTTGCGAGCCGTTTGCTTAGTACGAGCCATTATTGAACACTAATAAGACACGCGTTACGATACACACTGTGATGTCCTTACCAGTCGACGGTTAggagtttattaaaaagttcgCCGTGGTGGCCCGCCTTTTTATATCTAAGCACATCGGGGACCGCATTGCCTCTCTCACCACAACTTCACTGTCTCTTTCTCACTCACCACACACGCATACATCGagaacgtattttttttttttattttttttttcttcgctattaacaattattgtaaatctttgttatttgtatataacaaaaagaatatatgttttgttctggtatggttattaaaatatataccctaaataataatcttgttatttacttaatatgaatattatgagttaaaaaaaaattaaactataccAGCATTGGTTctaagatttaattataaaattagataattctattttaacgtctacagataaaaaaatcttattatttttatcatttcaagTTCTTGTTGCATATATTTAAACGGCGCTTCGATCTTTGCAATACgtctaaatttattattgtacggTGTTGTGTGCGCGCGCAATAGACG
The nucleotide sequence above comes from Papilio machaon chromosome 28, ilPapMach1.1, whole genome shotgun sequence. Encoded proteins:
- the LOC106713221 gene encoding histone H3, whose amino-acid sequence is MARTKQTARKSTGGKAPRKQLATKAARKSAPATGGVKKPHRYRPGTVALREIRRYQKSTELLIRKLPFQRLVREIAQDFKTDLRFQSSAVMALQEASEAYLVGLFEDTNLCAIHAKRVTIMPKDIQLARRIRGERA
- the LOC106707680 gene encoding histone H4; amino-acid sequence: MTGRGKGGKGLGKGGAKRHRKVLRDNIQGITKPAIRRLARRGGVKRISGLIYEETRGVLKVFLENVIRDAVTYTEHAKRKTVTAMDVVYALKRQGRTLYGFGG